In bacterium, a genomic segment contains:
- a CDS encoding tetratricopeptide repeat protein, giving the protein MARRSFAKSGIKIFFLFLLIIFCFNRIIGTKNLSRIESLEKKLKEDSNNLDIILPLAESYYKKGIYLDDARESFPYFEGAIFLYKRAFNINKDPKTAFLLGKTYFNMAKYLEKEERGKFYKEAQENFLFSYNNGFVDKELFILLGHSYLIDGFFDKSIEFYSKALLLDKKDPIILSNLAFCYKEKGDLEKALSYLKIIDEPLDKETYIDLHLSFGDIYEKKGLLLLARKEYSTVLKKDKGNEKALRAIKRLD; this is encoded by the coding sequence ATGGCAAGAAGAAGCTTTGCAAAAAGTGGAATAAAAATATTCTTTTTGTTTCTTCTTATTATTTTTTGCTTCAACAGAATAATTGGGACAAAGAATTTAAGTAGGATAGAAAGCCTTGAAAAGAAGCTAAAAGAAGACAGTAATAACCTGGATATTATTCTTCCCCTTGCAGAGAGCTATTATAAAAAAGGCATTTATCTTGACGATGCAAGAGAAAGCTTCCCCTATTTTGAGGGTGCAATTTTCTTGTATAAAAGGGCATTCAATATAAACAAAGACCCAAAAACCGCTTTTTTATTAGGAAAGACATATTTTAATATGGCTAAATATTTAGAAAAGGAAGAGAGAGGCAAATTTTACAAAGAAGCCCAAGAAAATTTTTTATTCAGCTATAACAATGGCTTTGTTGATAAGGAGTTATTTATCCTCCTTGGCCATTCTTACTTAATAGATGGTTTCTTTGATAAATCAATAGAATTCTATTCAAAAGCCCTTTTACTCGACAAGAAAGACCCAATTATTCTCTCAAACCTTGCCTTTTGTTATAAGGAAAAGGGAGACCTTGAGAAAGCCTTGTCATACTTAAAAATTATTGATGAGCCATTGGATAAAGAGACATATATAGACCTCCACCTTTCATTTGGCGATATATATGAGAAAAAGGGCCTTCTTCTCTTGGCAAGGAAGGAATACTCAACAGTTTTAAAAAAAGATAAAGGCAATGAAAAAGCCTTAAGGGCAATAAAAAGACTTGACTAA
- a CDS encoding nucleotide exchange factor GrpE — translation MAEISAPEHQNSLLAPEKETIKHIRKKKVELLTEIEEKDAQISEYLNLAKVIKADFENYKKRTIEEKQQLKKIYQREILVEFLTIFDNLERALKQGTGDIEKIIEGIGFVKKEFENILLKNGIKRIETIGYEFSPKFHIAILSIPTKEQKEGMILEEVQSGWSDGDFCLRPASVIVSKEWQEEALQKVE, via the coding sequence ATGGCTGAAATAAGCGCACCAGAGCACCAGAACAGCCTACTAGCACCAGAAAAAGAAACGATTAAACATATACGAAAAAAGAAGGTAGAGCTTTTAACAGAAATTGAGGAAAAGGATGCACAAATAAGTGAATATCTTAATCTTGCAAAAGTGATAAAGGCTGATTTTGAAAACTATAAAAAGAGAACAATAGAGGAAAAACAGCAATTAAAAAAGATATATCAAAGGGAAATTCTTGTTGAATTTCTTACAATTTTTGATAACCTTGAGAGGGCATTGAAACAGGGAACAGGGGATATAGAAAAAATTATAGAGGGGATTGGTTTTGTTAAGAAGGAATTTGAAAATATTCTCTTAAAAAATGGCATTAAGAGAATAGAAACAATTGGATATGAATTTTCTCCCAAGTTTCATATTGCTATCCTTTCTATTCCAACAAAAGAGCAAAAGGAGGGGATGATCCTTGAGGAGGTTCAATCAGGCTGGAGCGATGGTGATTTTTGCCTAAGACCTGCCTCTGTTATAGTTTCTAAAGAATGGCAAGAAGAAGCTTTGCAAAAAGTGGAATAA
- the lepB gene encoding signal peptidase I, whose amino-acid sequence MKKEKKGLLQKIWEWVESLFVALIIALVIRFFIIQPYRIPSGSMIHTLEIKDQLFVIRCKYGVMIPFTDKWLCRWARAKRGDIVVFRNPADPDRGVLLRIISPVIWATTIGKIDLNPHKDYIKRVIGTPGDEVMIKDRQVYINGKAIDEPYKIHQNPYRQFGYSEMDNWLSPIVVPEGKYFVMGDNRDFSYDSRFWGYVPEELIVGKALFIHWPPWRIKWLK is encoded by the coding sequence ATGAAGAAAGAAAAAAAGGGTCTTCTGCAAAAGATTTGGGAATGGGTTGAGTCATTATTTGTTGCCCTAATAATTGCCCTTGTTATTAGGTTTTTCATTATTCAACCATATAGAATTCCATCTGGCTCTATGATTCACACATTAGAGATTAAAGATCAGCTATTTGTTATAAGATGTAAGTATGGAGTAATGATTCCTTTTACTGACAAATGGCTATGTAGATGGGCAAGGGCTAAAAGGGGTGATATCGTTGTCTTTAGAAATCCAGCTGATCCTGACAGGGGTGTTCTTTTGAGAATAATCTCGCCTGTTATCTGGGCAACAACCATTGGAAAAATTGACCTTAACCCACATAAGGATTATATAAAAAGGGTAATAGGGACACCAGGGGATGAGGTAATGATTAAGGATAGGCAGGTTTATATAAATGGAAAGGCAATAGATGAGCCTTATAAAATACATCAAAACCCCTACAGGCAATTTGGATATTCAGAGATGGATAATTGGCTTTCTCCCATTGTAGTTCCAGAAGGAAAATATTTTGTAATGGGAGATAATAGGGATTTTAGCTATGATAGCAGATTCTGGGGCTATGTTCCAGAAGAACTAATAGTTGGAAAGGCTTTGTTTATCCATTGGCCACCTTGGAGGATAAAATGGCTGAAATAA
- a CDS encoding lactate dehydrogenase, protein MKIGIIGAGRVGSTSAFCIAREGIVDEIILIDLNSGLAIGEAEDINQGLILFPKETIVKAGGYKELSDCNLIIITAGLRRKEGETRLDLINKNLSLIADIVKNITSNNKNCLLFVVSNPVDIMTYLALKTSGFAKERVFGLGTYLDTIRLKSIIKRDGKDPNDAMIVGEHGDSMVAVSYSDDEIIERTRKAGAEMIKNKGGAGWAVGMACLEIVKAIVFDKKGVFPLSSFISEYEICISIPTIIGKDGIIGYPKISLTKEEREKFINSTRVIKEQIASLNL, encoded by the coding sequence ATGAAAATAGGAATAATTGGTGCAGGAAGGGTTGGAAGCACATCCGCATTTTGTATTGCAAGAGAGGGAATAGTAGATGAAATTATCCTTATTGATTTAAATTCAGGGCTTGCAATAGGAGAGGCAGAGGATATAAATCAGGGGCTTATCTTATTTCCAAAAGAGACAATTGTTAAAGCAGGTGGTTATAAAGAGCTTTCTGATTGTAATCTTATAATTATTACAGCAGGCTTAAGAAGGAAGGAAGGAGAGACAAGGCTAGACCTTATAAACAAAAATCTTTCTTTGATAGCTGATATTGTTAAAAATATTACATCAAACAATAAAAATTGCCTTCTCTTTGTTGTTTCAAATCCTGTTGACATTATGACCTATCTAGCCTTGAAGACATCGGGCTTTGCAAAAGAAAGGGTTTTTGGTTTGGGAACATACCTTGATACCATAAGGCTTAAATCTATTATAAAAAGAGATGGAAAAGACCCAAATGATGCTATGATAGTAGGTGAGCATGGGGATTCAATGGTTGCTGTTTCCTACTCTGATGACGAGATAATTGAAAGGACAAGAAAAGCAGGGGCAGAGATGATAAAAAACAAGGGTGGAGCAGGATGGGCTGTTGGAATGGCATGTTTAGAGATAGTAAAGGCAATTGTTTTTGATAAAAAAGGGGTATTTCCATTATCATCTTTTATTTCAGAGTATGAGATATGTATAAGCATACCAACAATAATTGGAAAAGATGGAATAATTGGTTATCCTAAAATTTCCTTAACAAAAGAGGAAAGAGAAAAATTTATAAATTCAACAAGGGTGATAAAAGAGCAAATAGCCTCTCTAAATTTATAG